The DNA region GCAGCGTCATCTTTCCATTTAGTGTTTAACGAACGGCGGGACAGTCGGTGGCGGTCGTGTGGGCACGTCTCAAGATAGTCTGTGGCCTCAGGTGTTAAAATGATTCATTCCTTGTATTTTATCCATGAGTCGATGACATGGAGAGTGAGAATTTGAGGAATGTGGAGGAGTTCTCATCTGTGCCACTGCTTGTCAGTGtatcaagtgtgtgtgtctccctgtgGCCTGCTATTAGCACACTAATGAGGCACCTGTTACTCTTGTTCTCCTCCAGCATCCCACGGCCCCTCTGGGAAGATCATCGATCTCGCAACAGCAGAGGGATGGTGACACGAGAAAAGAGGGGGTGACGGTGACAGGACCTGGGAGGTGGATCAGAAATAGTAAAAGCGGAGCAGGTGATGCGATTGTGACTGTGTGCTGTGGACAAATGTTCGTTAAAGGCAACAGCATCTCTGCAGGTGCGGCTTTCATTTGGTCCTGATTCTGTTTCTATCTGTGTGAGCGAGCTCATGCAcggtcctctctctctctctctctcctcaagCAGCAAGTGGGGAAGAAACACAACAGAGTTGACAGGGTTTATATTTGGGAGCATTCACAGCTCGCACTGCAGACGTAAACAAACTAAGCAGTCATGATGTAAAGCCAACAATGAATATTTATGCTATTTTCCCCTCAGCTTGATCCATATTTATGATTAAAATGAACAGACTTGACAGAGGTAGTGCACACGGTGTAAGTTATGAGCTGAACACCCTCTTGTATCTGTCAGGAATCAGCACAAGGACGAGATTCATTATATTTGATGGTTCAGCCGAAGCGACAACGTTGCACCACATCTGCAAGGTCCCTCCACAATAATGGATTCTGCATTATGAtgcataacataacataaaatcCTCTTTATTCCACTCACCATTGCCAGGTGACAAACATGATTCAATACAACCAAAATCCCACTTTTGTATCAAATTTAACTGGTAAAAATGTACAAATGGTCAGAAAGTTTGACTATACATTGTAGAATAGAGTAAATAGTTTTGCATTAAGTAACGTTCATTTGTGAATTCTCTTCACACCAGCAGTCGACAGGAAACAGTCTTGCCTCCCGAGCACTCCTAAAGTGGAAAATGACAGTCATTTCTGGCAAAGGTCAGAAGTGGAAAGGCACGTGTCAGAACATGGTTGCAATAACAGAAGAAgatgctactgtatgtacagtatgatgtagTCTGTTAAAATTCACTGGCTGAAATGAGAAGGCTGCACCTTTACATGATTGTCTGAGTCGTTACAATGCAACAATAAATAACGGAAAGTCACTTGAGAGAAAGGCAAAATGTACAGGGAATTCCAATGAGCTCCACAGAGATACATCGGTTAgcacaaaacatacaaataaaagCCTGATCACGAGGACCTCAGCGTTTCTGCCTCCTTTACACAGTGACAGCACATGATAAAAATACattctctgcctgtctgctgtTAAAGAAACAGAATAAAACCAGACAGGTCATCAAACAGACGAGCAATTTAACaaagaaatataataatacaatatatcCTATTGTCTTCGTGTGAATTCTGTCCATTTCCACAGTGTAACCTGGTCAGGTCCATTTACAGCATCTGAACAGCCTCCGGTCTTCCAGCATTATATTCCAAATTGGGAATCTGAATAGATGGCTGATTTATTCCTTTGAGAAAGGAGGGAAATAAAAGCCTGGCAGGCTCCGCAGGCAGGAGCAAAGGCACTGCGAGTGGTCAGCGTGTGCGTCCGTGCTACATCTCTGCCCTGCGCCGGGTTCCCTTTTCTTGACCGGCCGTTTCCTCCACcgcatcctcctcttcctcctcgtagTTTTCCTCCTCGTTTTCCACGTCTTTTCCGTGATCCCCCTCCTTTCGCAGCCCGCCCTGATTCTTTTCCTCATCCTGAAGCGAATCACAGAGAAGAAACCATGATTAAATCTACATGGTAAAAGGAGACATCCGCTGGTTGTTGAACAGCTAAAAGTCATAAAATCCTGAAATCTTCCTAAATTTAAACAGATTTCCTCAAAGGACGGATTGCACAAAGCAGGGTGGTGGTAACCTGAAACCCAAACACTTGATCTCCCTTATTCACCAGGACATGCACAGGCCGGGTTTAAGTTACCGGGCAAAACCCTGAtatgcacacacattcacagaggGGGACATACAACCAGCAAACCCCTGCACGGCTACACAAGGCAGACAACCACTCCAACTAGTTTACCATACACAACATGTGAGTGTTGAGTCAAGAACAGCATACGTGCACTTCATATAATTGCAACTAGGTGGTGACTCCCCGAGAACTGAATAAAACAAATGGGAATCTCCCAATTTGCCACAAGGTTCTCTGCAAAGCCAtgatatgaataaaacatcgAGCGATGctcccacgcacacacaaaccttcagCAGCCATTAAAGATCAACCTTTTCTACTGCGCTGCTAACCCCAACACCCTGAGTGCATTTTTAATAAGCTCAGGTTTAAAggtgtgaaaaaaataaaatgcagcactTTCCAGCtttgtctgaaaaaaaaacaacacaatctgTTTGACTCCCAGCAGAACTGACCTGTTCCATGTTCTCCTCATTGTAAGgatcctctccttcctcctcccctgcttCCCCTCTCTTCTGCCCACCGGCTATGTCCTCCTGAGCCTTCAGATCAGCAATGAAGAGAGATGGGTTAATACAAAACTGTCTCCAGAATGATAAACATCAATGTTGCAATGGCTGCATGCAAATTTCTCCTCTTGCAATAAATGTTTAAGTATATAAAGCATGCATGTTAGGAGACAAACCtcatcctctccttcctcctggtATTGATCATCCAGGGCATCTTCCTGCTGATCGGGGTTTCCTGCCATCTACAACCGCACACATGCTGGTTCTTACTGATAATTCCTTTCTATTCATCAATCACTTATCGTCAATCAATTATCACACGCGTGTTTGATTCCTCCCCGGACTAACTCACCACCAGCTCCTCGTCCGCTACGGGCTGTTCAGGGCCTGTGTGAGCACCCATGTGCTGGGCCGGCGCTGcgggctcctcttcctcatccaccACATCTTCGTCCTCCTCTGCAACCCTGTGCTGCGGCCGCTCGTCCTGCGCCTCCTCAAACTCATCCTCTCCCTGGTTGTTGGGGTcgtcctctgggtccagctcgCCATCGACGGCACCCTACAGTTAAGCTAAAGGTTAGTATTTTAACACAAGTAAAAATATATTGGCTTAAAAGCATCAGCGATTGCATCACTGATTGCGACTCTAAATTATTGAGCTCTGACTTAACTGGCAAATAGAGGAAGGATAGTGATGCTACTGTGAGCAGGAAGGACAAGAGATCGCGTTTCTAAAGGGATGGTTGAACTAATAGGCGTATGACACATGATACACTGGTGTGACTGTTAAGTAAATGAGTGACTGAGCTGATGGGACAGAGGGACACGAGACAGCGTGGACAGATGGTCACCTGTTGATGCGGTGGCACTCTGTGATCCACCCCTTGTTTACCCTCGTCCTCTTGTAGCATGTGAACGTCTCTCTCTGTTCAGACACAAAATACTAATCAGGCGctaataaaacagcaaaacagaaacacagcatcCCTTCAAACGAACAACAGGGCTACTCTAGATCATTTGATTGCATCTCACCTTCTGCCTCTCCTGGGACGATGtcattgtctgtgttttcatactCGTTCCTCCTCCTAGAAACAGCAGTGATAATACAGGGCAGTCACATCAGAACTCAATCTCAACCAAAATCCAATCTGTTCACTCGCATTTCTGCAGTTTTATAAGAGAGGTCGCTGTGCATCTGGTCTTTGGGCGATTCCAACCTTTGATGCTCCTCTCTCAGCAGCTGTTCGCGTCGGTCGGCCTCCCTGTGCTGCTGCGCCTCCTTCTCCcgctcctccttcagcttctgctcCCCCTCCTTCAGGATCCTCTCTCTCTGGGCCCGCGCGGCCTCCTGCCGTATCTGGACCTGCCTGCGCTCCTCGGCCCGCGCGGCCtccaggcgctgctgctcctgctgctgttcgtAGGCCGACTTCACGCGCTCCGCCTGCGCTTCTGGATGCAGCTGCTCATGGGGATCCTTAGAGGGGaggaaaatcaaatcaaacacacagtgtgCCTCCTGATTTGTCacgtaaacaacaacaacaacaacgccgATGTCTGACCTGCTGTGGGTGCCGTCTCTGGCGGTCCAAGGCGTTCGTGTCtggctgttcctcctcctcctcctcctgttgctccTCCTGTGGCTGATCTGGGTCTTCCTCCAGCTTCTGAGGCTGTCCTGCTTGggccatctcctcctctgccagctccctcctcctctccgcctcgccCTCTtgatcctcctctctctccgacAAGGCGGGGTGCGCCTCCTCCACTTGCTCCACCTGAGAGGAAGCCACAGCTTCAGCCGATGGACAGCAGACAGCTTTATCTGCTGTCCATCTGAGAACCCCTCTTCTTACCCGTGACTCAGCATCCAGGCGGTCACCGTGGGCAGGCTGCTCTTGGTGTGCTGGTGCTGTACTGCTgggctgctgttcctgctgggCTTCATGGACGTGAGGCTCGGGTGCTTCGACGGCGGCTTTTTGTTGCTGAGAGACAGAGGATTGCTCCACGTGGCCCAGGCTGGGTGCCCGGTTCAGAGACTCCTTCAGGTGGTTGTATTCATTGACCTGTACCTGGAGGAGATGAAATACACAACCACGGGCTAAGACAAAATCCTGGAGGAATCATTTTAAGTTGTGCAGTTCTCAGTATTCAAAAGAATTCATCTGTCAATATAGACTATTAtactttaattaaaattatataaTTCTTGGCAATTCTGCATTCATTAAATACATTAGAAAATGTAAGTTAATCCATACATCCTTAGTTTAAAGGAGAAGCCAAATTCATTTATACATACACATGGAGTTTTGTAACCAGGTCTGGGCTTTAAACTCTCAGACATCTTTTGCTAaattcctctcctctgcctttgtctcacccccccccttccctccgtTGCATCTTTCCAGCTGATTGGTTGCAATGTGCTTTAGATGCGCTGCTCTGACAGCCCCAACTAAAACAAACCCCCTGGAGTGAAAGGGagaggcgtgtgtgcgtgtctgtgtccaTCCAACCAGAAACCCTGATAGAGAGCAGGACAGGCTTTAAACGCAGAgcgacaggaagtgggagagagactagtgagcgagtgagcgtcCTTTAAAGCAGACAGAGAAGAGTAAAGTGCTTCAGAGACTTGTTCTATTCAAAGACCAGTAAGATCACTGtcaaggaaaaagaaaacaacatctaGAAAGCTgaaggtgtctgtgtgtgtgtgtgtgtgtatatatctatgaatataaaaaaactctagatgatctctctctctctttatatatatatatatatatgaagggagagagagatcatCTAGAGTTCacttgtatatgtgtatgtgtatgaacAATAGGATTGCAGCTCCTCTGAGGTTCTACCTGAGCTACAGACAGCGCACTCTTGTGGTCTTCCAGGCTTAGTACAAGCTGGTCGTGTGCTGTCTTCAGATCCTGATGCTGAACCTAAGGACGACCAACAGATTTTGatgttaaacacacactttcccaCCCAGAAGCCTTTTAAGTTCAGCACTTTAAACGTGGAAGGTTTTACTCATGATAATGATTCACAAATTCTGTCAGCGCCATTCATTATATAGATTTGTTCAATTTTAGACATGACAAAGTATTTTTCAAGGACTAATCAGTGTGTTCTCACCCGCGCGTCCTGTAGCTGCATATGAATATCATGGTGGGCTTTCCTTAgttgtttattttcttctctcAGGTTATAAACACTTCCTGAGGATTACAACAAAAAACTTTTCAACAAAATGCATAGAAATTGGAAGAAGAACTATGTTACCTCATGATGTTTCGGTTCATATCCTGCTCATAATATTGGCCCACATGTGCATAAACATCTTTTAGCAACGTGGAAAATTAAATCCACATTTCTCTTACGCAACAGAGCTCAAGCATCAGATGGGTGTGTGTGAGCTAGGAATCTGAAGACGATATTGCACATGAAGCATCTGACTGCGCAGTTCTTCAGTAGGTCAGCAGGTGGAGACAAAGTAAAACACGTAGGAGCTCTAAGTGATGACCAATACCTTTGAGTTGGGAGATTTCCGACTCTTTGgcttgctgcagtttgtcataGCGGTCTCTGTGCTCGTCCAGCAGCCGGTTATGGTCCTCGCCCTGcacctggagctgctcctgcagatCGTATACTGCTTCTTCAGGTCCTCGTGCTGGTTCTTACCGAGAAGGACCACAATTTATCATCATATCATCTccgttgtgtttttttgttgttgttgttgctgctatTCATTGTACAAGAAAGGAAGGATACAGTGTTGTAAGGTCAGGGTGttcaaacaggaaggaggaagtcCAATATGTGGAAGCATGCGTCTGTGCTCCAGAATAATAGATATAGAATAGATAGAATAGAGTAAACTTTTTACTTCTGCTTTTGCACGAGGGCTTTCATACCTTTAACAGTTGATGCTGTACTTGAAAAGAGTTTAATCGGCTGCTGGAGTCTTGCTGTTTGGgtaaaaattaaaacattagaaaaacaacaatgatCTTGTAGTGGGTATGCTCTTATTGCAATAAAAAAGTAAAGGTTTACAGTAATTTCAGCACTTTCCCAAACTCAGTCCAGGTTATGTTATATACACTGTAGCTTTCTCTCGAAACATCTAACACAGCAGCAAGAGAAGGAAGACGCAGAAGCAACAGTGGACCAACATCAATTACAGATTATAAAATAGGTTTaacacacaccttctccttGTTCAGCGACTGCTGTGCTTCCCCACGTTTATAAACCAGATAATCTagaaaacagcaacagcaccaaaaattactttatttaaaaagacaCACTTTCTTTATTTTGAATTACTCATCACTCTTTGTAAACCCACCACCGTAGAACATGTGTAAAGTAAAAGCTCATTTGTGCTGTGGCTGTTTGGGACACTTTCACATTACGGGTTCTTGCAGGCCAGTATCAGTGGCGCTGCCTGATATGAAAATCCCAAACATCCTTTGCTGCACCGCAACACTCCGAGTGTAGGTGCTGCTTTTCTCACCTTCTTTGGCCTTTTTGTGCTCTAACCTCTCCTTCTGTAGAGACTTCTCCAGCCTGGATCTGTGCTCATACACCACTAAACAGACACAGAAGACACTGATTAGTCTCAGAAAACTAAACAGACCAATTTATGCTAGAAATAAAATGTGCACTGGCAGAAgatttaaacttttattttagaGGGAGAATCTATATTTTTAAAGGTTGACGAGAACCAGgtgtaatatttatttaaacgcgctgtgaggctgctgctccagcgaCATAAAGCTGTGGTATTCCTCACAAGACTGGTGGTTTTAAGGCATTTACCAATACTTCTGCTTTGGTTCGATCTGCTCCTGCACCAGGTGACTCATGTCGACCACAAAGCAGTACGACACTTCCCCAGTGTGAGTGATAAGAACATAAGAAAAGATTAGCCGATACTGCTTCTTTATAACTCAAGAACCACTCATCCAGCTCAAAGTGTTATCTTCACATCTAGCACGTTCAGATGGTCCCACTatgttttatataatatattgaaTTAGCAAATTTGTTAACAAACACGTTCATGAGCATTTATCATCACATATGTCATCACATATGTTTTATGTGATGTGAAGCATACTGTAGCGAGATGTTCAGATAATTGACAATAAAATAGCTTCTTTCAACATTTTGTAATAAACTGAATTTCTCTGAATTTGTTTACCTCATTAAAACCATTtgtattatgtgtttttttaacactttATTGTATTAACATTGTAATCCAGTATTGTTGAGTAAGATTATGCCAAAACTGCTTAATTACATACAAAACATACACTGATTAATAATATACACAATAAACTAACAGACTTTGGAAAGATTCGGTTTAATAATAAACACTAATTTacaaaataataacaacattttAGCTACATTTCATTCTACGGGAATAAATGTACAATGTCTGATGTTACCAGCCGAATACACTCTAATCCAGTGTTGTGGTCGTTTAGAAGCCTGTGATTCACTTCCTTCCTGGATTTTCAGGGAAAGAAATTGAGCCGTGAATAATGACTCAAGATTTCTTCCACGTTCTCACATGCTCTCTGTCAGTCACCCGCCCTGGGGGCGCTGAACGGTCGAACTCATGATGCGGATATTCTTTTTAAGGCACATTCCAGGGTGAACTcctactgtagctacagtagagAGACTTACGCAATAGTTTTGTGGTGAAAATGaaagacagacaaaacaaatatataaatagaaaATTTAAGCAACAAACCAGAGAAACCAGAAGATAGAGTGGGGAAACAAAGTGAACAAGGAGACTTGGCATCCAGATGTGATAAACTAACTAAGAGCTGAAGCTGTATGACTATTAAACCTTTCTTTAAAACTTGTACCGGACCAACATTTACAAACCTGTACACATAACTGACTTCACGTTGTCTCTGCTCTACACACGTAAACCATCAACTGCCACTGCTTTCATTAATTGACACTGTTTACATGCTGCACTCGCTATTTTTGTGACTCAAGCCGCGGTTCTACTTGTTGTTTGTTGAGGCCATTTTGCTCAGATCCACGCGCACATGCACgtacatgcacgcacgcacgcacgcacacacgcacaccctctCTCCTGGGACACAGGAAATAGATGCTACAAATGAGCTACAACACAAAAAGGATGGACGGCACATCTGAATTATTAGACATAACTATTTAACAATTTAAAATCTTTGCATAAACAAATCAGAACAATggttaaataaacaataacaatactACCACAGTACTATTACTATTCTTGAACCTGGAACTTGGAAATGACACACACTTGCTAAACTACTAATACCACTGCAATTATTCACATTCATACCATAAACCACCCAGAGTCTATTCCAATCaataattattcattattactGCAATAATAAAAAGCAACTGTCCACAGAAGGCTTCCTTCTGCACACTGATTTAATTTACGCATCCTCATGTCATTTAAACCTCAATGAGCGCTGGAATGAGCATTTTATTGTTTGAGGGTTTCCCCTTTAGGCCAATGAGACGTTTCCTTTTCACCGTGGTTAAAGAGCATCAGCAGAATGAGAACAAGGCAGCCCTCTATGGTGCTGACTTTTACTGGGCTAGTGGTTTAGACATGAAGACGATTGGTTAGAGCTGGCCGGTgtcgtgtacgtgtgtgtgtgtggggggggggcatggatACTATCAATCGGACACTGGCTCCAGGACTTTCTGTGTGGTGCGTTTGTGCTACTTCTGGGTCACAGTACCACTGAGCGACACACCACAGGCGTTAACATTATCCTGAGTGACAGGTTAATACAGGTTATCCCAACTAAGTGTCCATGTTATGGATGCCTCATGTCAAACCAGGATCAAATATGGGGTCACAAAAACATgatatgtaaaaaaaacaaatacagattGAGATTTTCTCCCCAGCAAGATTACTTCACAGCTTAGTGTTTTGTGACCACACTAGTACTTCACACTAGTACAGCTAAAAACACTCACACATTTAAAGCAACACAGCTCATTTTAgctatttcatttatttttagctCTCTTAACATAAGTGCAAGCAACAAAGTGCTCCCAGAGCCATTTCTGGGGCTTTCCTGCTGCCTCTTACAGCAACCTTAACCCACAGCTAACACGCATTCAAACACTTCAACATGAATAAACACTGCATTTCAAACGCATCCATTCCTCTTGAAGCGTTTGTCTGTGTATGGGTCACGTGGGCCGGGGCCACGCCGGCTGCGACCGAGCGATAGGCCGCACGGGCACAAACGACCTCTCACACGTAACAGGAAGTCTCCACTGACGGCACGTCTTTGCTTTTATGTCTGGAGCCCTTTCAATGACCCACTGTGACCTTCGCATGGACGTCAGCAAACACAATCCAAACGACTTCACAGACTTACAGCTGCTCATGACAAACGACTCCAACGCTCAATGAAATTTAATTTGACTAATGTTTTGCAAGTGACATAGAAATAATGATGTGTGGatgcatatatgtgtgtgtgtgttaatgggtGTTAAACCACACAGACGCATTTATCAGTGTGCATGTGAAACCACAAAGTGCCGGTTGATGGTTTTAAACGAGTGACGAGTGCCAGCCTGCAGTTACAGCGGGCAGCGGTGAATCAATACGACCGGCTCTCAGCCCCCGGGTCGTGGCCCCCATCTAAATATAggacacagaaaacagaacgCAGTCACCGGCCACGGATACGAAGCGGCCCCCGGCTTAACAGCCCGGCGCGTCACAATGAACCCAGAGGTGTGGCTGAGCGATGTCAATGGAGTTACGCAATTGGCGTTGAATTTGAAGCGCCGCGTTATACGGCGACACCCTCTGTTTTTGGATCGGATTACTGCACCTTTAGAGAAATGAAAGGTGAGACTACAGCTACCTGAAAcggacacaacacacactgaagacaCAAAGGAGGTTGAATTTAAACACAGTCTG from Betta splendens chromosome 13, fBetSpl5.4, whole genome shotgun sequence includes:
- the golim4a gene encoding LOW QUALITY PROTEIN: Golgi integral membrane protein 4a (The sequence of the model RefSeq protein was modified relative to this genomic sequence to represent the inferred CDS: inserted 1 base in 1 codon): MGNGVCSRRQRRIFQCLLLLTVVCGLLYGSMVSYETHKQLRRAEATALKYQQHQESLSAQLQVVYEHRSRLEKSLQKERLEHKKAKEDYLVYKRGEAQQSLNKEKQDSSSRLNSFQVQHQLLKNQHEDLKKQYXDLQEQLQVQGEDHNRLLDEHRDRYDKLQQAKESEISQLKGSVYNLREENKQLRKAHHDIHMQLQDARVQHQDLKTAHDQLVLSLEDHKSALSVAQVQVNEYNHLKESLNRAPSLGHVEQSSVSQQQKAAVEAPEPHVHEAQQEQQPSSTAPAHQEQPAHGDRLDAESRVEQVEEAHPALSEREEDQEGEAERRRELAEEEMAQAGQPQKLEEDPDQPQEEQQEEEEEEQPDTNALDRQRRHPQQDPHEQLHPEAQAERVKSAYEQQQEQQRLEAARAEERRQVQIRQEAARAQRERILKEGEQKLKEEREKEAQQHREADRREQLLREEHQRRRNEYENTDNDIVPGEAEERDVHMLQEDEGKQGVDHRVPPHQQGAVDGELDPEDDPNNQGEDEFEEAQDERPQHRVAEEDEDVVDEEEEPAAPAQHMGAHTGPEQPVADEELVMAGNPDQQEDALDDQYQEEGEDEAQEDIAGGQKRGEAGEEEGEDPYNEENMEQDEEKNQGGLRKEGDHGKDVENEEENYEEEEEDAVEETAGQEKGTRRRAEM